The genome window CACCGACGGAGGCGGATGGGATGGGCGGCGCGGATGGTTGGATGAGAGGGGTTTAAAAGATGGGGTTCCTTAGCGTCTGCCACTTGTCTCCACGTGCGTAGAATCAGGGCTGAATCGGCCGGAAATGTTTCACGAACAGGGTCTCTCACTGATATGGGACCCACCGAAACGGGTCCCGTTGCCCGCATACCTACGTATACACACCATGTACGTTACGTATACGGACATCCATAAATCTACTGTTCATCTCAAGCATTCATCGCGACTCAGATATATTGATGTCCACATCTGCAGCCACACCATGCATGGCTAATCAAGTCAGACTAAACCTTCTTCTTGCTCATACGCAGAGCGTGTTGTAGGATCTCCATGTATATAAGCCGCTTCACAGGGCACCAATCGGATGAGAAGCTCCTCCCTttaggcctctctctctctctctccctctcgctctctctctaaaGAGAGCATCTTGGAAGCAAGGAAGGAACCTCCCCCAGCCTTGCGATCCATTAACAATGGGTGTTAGCTTTAGATATGCTTCCTCCGCCCTCCTCAGCCCAGAGGACAGCAATGGCATCCTGGGATTGGGTGACACAGAAGGGCAGGACTTCTATGGAGAAGCTGCAAGGCGCGACCTTTGGCGATTTCCTGACACGAGGAGTGGTATTTATGCGGGCATTTCGGCGGATTTTACCTTGCAGTCGGAGGACTGCGTTGCGTTGATGGTGGAGAGGGAGTCGCAGCATCTCCCACAGGGAGACTATGTTAAGAGGTTGCTGAGGGGGCAGTTGGACCTGGCTATCAGAAGTGATGCCATTGACTGGATTCAAAAGGTAGGGTTGAGTTGTTCTTTGCTCACCTGGTTTGATATCTCTGTAGAAGACTTTTGTTGCGTTTCATCCTTTCTCTGATGAGTTGAATGAATCTGACAACAGCTTTATCttaattcttttctttcttgCCTTGCATTTGATGTACTTGTGTCATCTTCTTCCTCTAAATGGGCAGGTTCAtgcacatcacagatttgggcctCTGAGTGCCTATTTATGTGTGAATTACTTGGATCGGTTTCTCTCCTCCTACGAACACTCGGTACAAAGAACTCATTGTGATGTGTAGCTATGTTAATTAAGTAGTAGGAAAAGTACGATCTTTCTTAATGTTCTATATTTTCATCTCCATTTACAGCAAGGTAAGGCTCGGATGACACAGTTGCTATCAGTGGCCTGCTTATCCCTTGCTGCCAAGGCGGATGAAACAGAAGTCCTTTCATCTCTGGATTTACAGGTAAAAAATATATCTTTGGACCATTATAACTTTCTAGTACTGATCATGTTCTTTTGGATGGACAAACAGATAGGTGAAGCAAGGTATGTGTTTGAGGCCAGGACTGTACAGAGAATGGAGCTTCTAGTGCTCAGCACACTCAAGTGGAGGATGCAAGTTGTGACACCTTTCTCATTCATCGATTACTTTCTGTACAAGTTCAGTGATGGAATTGTGCCAGATAGCTCATTAGTTTCTAGATCTGTGGGGCTCATTTTGGGCACTGTTAGAGGTCGGTGATTAAGAGCAATGCATTATCTTTCAAAGTGTGAGAGATATTTAGATTGGATACAAAGCTTAACATGAATGTGACTGCTAATTAATTGCAGAGATTGATTTCCTTGAGTTTAGACCTTCTGAGATTGCTGCAGCAGTGGCACTGACTGCCTTGAAGAAGACCCAAGTTCTGGAGGTTGGCAAAGCTTTAACTTGCTGCAATCATGTAGATATGGTGAGATCATCCATCTGTGTTATACATTACGTCATCTAACAAATGCAATCTATGTTTTAAGAGTTAATTAGTTTGCACAACGGATTAGGAAAGAGTCTTGAGGTGCAATGAAGTGATTCAAGAGATGACATTGATGAAGAACAGGAGATATAAGAAAGGTGGTTCATCAGTTTCTACTGCGCCAAAGAGCCCGATAGGTGTGCTGGATGCTGCATGTGTGAGCTACGAGAGTGATGACATAACAGTTGGGTCACACGCAAACTGTCATCCTTCCTCTCCAGCTGCCAAGAGGAGGAAACTAAACAGATCATCATCTTCATGAGAAGATGAGGACCTTGTTTCCAACTCATTTTGATTTGTTTGCGAAAGCTTTGTTGTATTGACTGGAAATTAACAGAGAAGAAAGTTGGAATGAGCAGGTTGCTTTTGATATGAATGCATCTGACCAGATCTACAACTTCAAACCATACCACATGAGTCAGATGGGAATCACCATCTTATGGGAGCAAAAAAATGGTTTTATTTGATTCTGTTTCCTTCTTAGAATCATTACCAATCTACCATTTGTGATCAAAGGAGAATCACCCTACAGAAACGAGAAACAAAAGCAAGTAAATTACCAAGAACAAGCTCGATTCTACAGCATTCATCGCATCCTTGCTATGTCCTTCCACTGTTTGACTGGTTGTCTATAAAAGAAGAGCCCACTGGCTGGCACAGATCTTGGAGTGACAACATGCagacaaagacaacatttatggggAGAAGTGTTGGGTAACCCCTTGGAAGTTTCAG of Musa acuminata AAA Group cultivar baxijiao chromosome BXJ2-3, Cavendish_Baxijiao_AAA, whole genome shotgun sequence contains these proteins:
- the LOC135606558 gene encoding cyclin-D3-1-like encodes the protein MGVSFRYASSALLSPEDSNGILGLGDTEGQDFYGEAARRDLWRFPDTRSGIYAGISADFTLQSEDCVALMVERESQHLPQGDYVKRLLRGQLDLAIRSDAIDWIQKVHAHHRFGPLSAYLCVNYLDRFLSSYEHSQGKARMTQLLSVACLSLAAKADETEVLSSLDLQIGEARYVFEARTVQRMELLVLSTLKWRMQVVTPFSFIDYFLYKFSDGIVPDSSLVSRSVGLILGTVREIDFLEFRPSEIAAAVALTALKKTQVLEVGKALTCCNHVDMERVLRCNEVIQEMTLMKNRRYKKGGSSVSTAPKSPIGVLDAACVSYESDDITVGSHANCHPSSPAAKRRKLNRSSSS